Proteins encoded by one window of Lycium barbarum isolate Lr01 chromosome 11, ASM1917538v2, whole genome shotgun sequence:
- the LOC132619849 gene encoding uncharacterized protein LOC132619849 has translation MAHRFVTVLGPHLIDECMTAALQLGMDISRIQAYAQNLEDRKHQRRTEREHDRGHRSAPPQFSGPRFDRSSYSGAGQSSKASGSQYKPESGQIRPPLPRCVQCGKLHAGQCRWGSDACYACGQPRHVMRQCSMTGGVGIIQSTRSIAGSSSVVRPSGRGSLTPAGRGKGRSETSSSSRPQHRVYALAGRQDHESSPDVVTGIL, from the exons atggctcatcGTTTCGTGACAgttctagggccacatttaattGATGAGTGTATGACCGCTGCATTACAGCtgggtatggatatttcccgtatacaggcatatgcacaaaaTTTAGAGGATCGTAAACATCAGCGTAGGACAGAGCGTGAGCATGACCGGGGTcata gaagtgcacctccacagttttcgGGTCCTAGATTTGATAGGTCTTCTTATTCAGGAGCGGGTCAGAGTTCTAAAGCATCAGGTTCTCAGTACAAACCAGAGTCCGGTCAGATTAGGCCCCCGTTACCACGGTGTGtccagtgtggtaagttacacgCAGGTCAGTGTCGATGGggatcggatgcttgttatgcttgtggccagccaagGCACGTGATGCGGCAGTGTTCGATGACAGGTGGTGTAGGTATTATTCAGTCTACTAGGTccatagctggttcttcttctgtagTACGCCCTTCAGGGCGAGGTTCTCTGACACCAGCAGGACGTGGTAAAGGGAGGAGTGAAACGTCTAGCTCGAGTAGGCCTCAGCATCGcgtttatgcattggctggtaggcAGGATCatgagtcatctcctgatgtcgtcacaggtatattatga